The following is a genomic window from bacterium.
CGCCTTGCTCGCCTCGATCTCGTAATTCACCCACCTGCTTGCACAGGTGTACGCGCCGACGAGGACGACGGTGACCGAAGTTCCGTGCAGTTGCTGATCGATCCATCGCGCGATGGCAGCGTCCCCCTGCTTCTCGATGGACTCGAATTCGGCCTTGTCCAGGAAGCCAGCTGACTCGATCCCTCGAGTCGCCCAGCTATTGCGGACTTGGTTGACCCGCCAGACGTCGCTGTACTCGAAGCTGAAGAAGACTCTCCGGGCCATGGCTCAGCCTTGCGTGAACGCGATGACGGTGACGATCACGACTGCCGCGACGAGCGTGCCGTGGAAGGCCGAGAGCGTGCGGGAGACGACGACGCTCCGCCACTTCACCTCGGCTTGGAAGGGGCCCGTGTCCATGTCATAGTCGATGTCGGCGTCGTCGGCTTGGCGGGCGTGGTCGTAGAGCCTCCGGAAGAGCCTCTCCTGGCGGAGGTAATACCCGTCGAGA
Proteins encoded in this region:
- a CDS encoding TIR domain-containing protein, with protein sequence MARRVFFSFEYSDVWRVNQVRNSWATRGIESAGFLDKAEFESIEKQGDAAIARWIDQQLHGTSVTVVLVGAYTCASRWVNYEIEASKAKGNGLLGIDISMLQDQYGYTTSCCGPIPCGYNFYNWSTDDGYNNLGRWADSAYLFANPDPWQSPVQQWPR